One Candidatus Omnitrophota bacterium genomic region harbors:
- a CDS encoding DUF4115 domain-containing protein gives MGNAQAPEKKVSAVDIGERLRQAREKRALTVEQAQKQTHIHSTVLSALEDGRCDEILTPNYVKSFLKEYASFLGFDHQAIVDEYLTIHPELKVKNINIGQSGVDRKSSVGLAGAIRTARAITVFLLIAFAAVFAVSKIISLSRNLKSAKKTQSAKAVKTTVRPDSSAKKTAVVKKSAPAKNNPFTMTLKVKNPVMIQLKKDGVTIFKRVLPKGAEETFTPNSSVNIFVARAESIEISVNGQPLGSPGRGVIRNLEVTSNGFRVR, from the coding sequence ATGGGTAACGCTCAGGCACCCGAAAAGAAAGTTTCCGCAGTCGATATCGGTGAGAGACTGCGTCAGGCCAGGGAGAAGAGGGCACTTACCGTCGAGCAGGCTCAAAAGCAGACGCACATACATTCAACCGTGTTGTCGGCGCTCGAGGATGGCCGTTGCGATGAGATACTTACCCCCAACTATGTTAAAAGTTTTCTCAAGGAATACGCGAGCTTCTTAGGTTTCGACCATCAGGCGATAGTGGATGAATATCTCACCATTCATCCGGAGCTTAAAGTTAAAAATATAAATATTGGGCAATCCGGCGTTGATAGAAAGTCGTCGGTCGGTTTGGCCGGGGCGATCAGGACGGCCAGGGCTATCACAGTATTTCTTTTAATAGCCTTCGCGGCTGTATTCGCGGTTTCCAAAATAATATCGTTGTCCAGGAATCTAAAATCCGCCAAAAAAACACAATCGGCCAAAGCCGTAAAAACCACCGTCCGGCCGGACTCTTCCGCAAAAAAAACGGCCGTGGTTAAAAAAAGCGCGCCGGCAAAAAACAATCCGTTTACCATGACGCTGAAGGTGAAGAATCCCGTAATGATACAGCTTAAAAAAGACGGCGTTACTATATTCAAGAGAGTTTTGCCGAAGGGGGCAGAAGAGACATTCACACCCAATAGCTCCGTAAATATATTCGTCGCGCGCGCGGAATCGATAGAGATCTCCGTAAACGGACAGCCGCTCGGGTCTCCCGGCCGCGGCGTTATCAGGAACCTCGAAGTCACGAGTAACGGCTTCAGGGTGAGGTAG
- the rimO gene encoding 30S ribosomal protein S12 methylthiotransferase RimO, with amino-acid sequence MPNVSIISLGCPRNQLDSEVIAGLLKKSGFTIVGESDHADVCVINTCAFIRAAREESVEKILAAARLKKSGKIGRLVICGCLPQLYKEDISAELKEADLVIGTSDFPKLPGLLRNRAERSTRSVISRNPDYLYDETSPRIRSTPPHYAYLKISEGCSNYCSYCIISRLRGAFRSRPVSSVVEEVRKLSKSGKLREIDIIGQDTTLFGIDRYGKMMLGDLLRRVCALKNDVEWVRVLYTHPAHYTDDFISAVRGEKKICKYLDLPIQHISDKILKAMNRRVTKKELIILIEKLRKRIPGLVLRTSVIVGFPGETDKDFDELLGFLRDIKFDRLGAFTYSKEDLTRSARLPNHLPEKIKKERYNIVMELQQGISREINKKYLGKTVEVLIDEKLTGEKEKFLGRTSGDAPEIDGVVHVSGKGMKAGEMYKVKITDTLEYDLIGMA; translated from the coding sequence ATGCCAAACGTCAGCATAATCTCTCTCGGTTGTCCGCGCAATCAATTGGATTCGGAAGTAATAGCCGGCTTATTGAAGAAGTCGGGATTTACGATAGTCGGCGAATCCGATCACGCGGATGTGTGTGTTATAAATACCTGCGCTTTTATCAGGGCGGCGAGAGAAGAGTCCGTGGAAAAGATCCTGGCGGCGGCCCGGCTGAAAAAGTCCGGCAAGATCGGCCGCCTGGTTATCTGCGGATGTCTTCCGCAACTATATAAGGAAGACATCTCCGCGGAGCTTAAGGAAGCGGATCTGGTAATAGGGACTAGTGATTTCCCGAAACTGCCCGGATTATTGCGCAATAGGGCTGAACGTTCCACCCGCTCCGTAATATCGCGCAACCCCGACTACCTATATGACGAAACCTCGCCCAGGATCAGATCTACGCCGCCCCATTACGCTTATCTGAAGATATCCGAAGGATGCTCCAACTACTGCAGTTACTGCATAATATCGCGCCTGCGCGGAGCTTTCAGGAGCCGTCCGGTAAGTTCTGTCGTCGAGGAAGTCAGAAAGCTGTCGAAGTCTGGAAAATTGCGCGAGATAGACATTATAGGCCAGGACACCACGCTCTTCGGGATCGATAGGTACGGAAAGATGATGCTGGGTGACCTTCTGCGGCGCGTGTGCGCTCTCAAGAACGATGTGGAGTGGGTGCGCGTCCTTTACACGCATCCGGCGCATTATACCGACGACTTTATTTCCGCGGTGCGCGGCGAAAAGAAGATATGTAAATACCTCGATCTGCCGATACAGCACATATCCGACAAAATACTTAAGGCGATGAATCGCCGTGTAACTAAGAAAGAGCTCATAATCCTTATCGAAAAACTGCGTAAGCGCATACCGGGGCTTGTCCTGCGGACTTCGGTAATCGTAGGTTTCCCGGGCGAGACGGATAAAGATTTCGATGAGCTCCTCGGGTTTTTGCGCGATATTAAATTTGATAGGCTCGGCGCTTTTACCTATTCAAAAGAAGACCTGACGCGCTCGGCGCGACTTCCCAATCATTTACCTGAAAAAATAAAAAAAGAGCGGTATAATATTGTAATGGAACTGCAACAGGGCATATCGCGCGAAATCAATAAGAAATATCTTGGTAAGACGGTAGAAGTGCTTATAGACGAAAAGCTTACGGGCGAGAAGGAAAAATTTCTCGGCCGCACTTCCGGCGACGCGCCGGAAATAGACGGCGTCGTACATGTATCGGGGAAGGGTATGAAGGCCGGGGAGATGTATAAGGTAAAGATTACGGATACGCTGGAATACGACCTGATAGGTATGGCATGA
- the pgsA gene encoding CDP-diacylglycerol--glycerol-3-phosphate 3-phosphatidyltransferase, with translation MNLPNKLTILRIALTFVFMAFLYTHGVAAKVLALFTFTLAAVTDALDGYIAKKRNEITDFGRLMDPIADKILVLAALLAFVEKGVVPAWMAVIIIFREVTVTGLRLLALTKNKVLQADGGGKHKTVWQISAIIIVLIFLILKEGGARIFPFWNAGVEATYRNGIFAIMLVAVVLTLLSGVSYFIKNKEVYSNEKTD, from the coding sequence ATGAACCTTCCAAACAAGCTTACTATATTGCGGATAGCGCTGACTTTTGTCTTTATGGCGTTTTTGTACACGCACGGCGTCGCGGCAAAAGTATTGGCGCTTTTTACATTTACGCTCGCCGCCGTTACCGATGCCCTCGATGGATACATCGCCAAAAAACGGAATGAGATAACCGACTTCGGCAGGCTCATGGATCCTATTGCCGACAAGATACTCGTCCTGGCGGCCCTTTTGGCGTTTGTGGAGAAGGGGGTCGTCCCGGCGTGGATGGCCGTCATAATCATATTTCGGGAAGTTACCGTGACGGGCCTGCGTCTTTTAGCGCTTACTAAAAATAAAGTCCTTCAGGCGGATGGCGGCGGTAAACATAAGACCGTATGGCAGATATCCGCCATAATTATAGTGCTGATATTCCTTATATTAAAAGAAGGCGGCGCGAGGATATTTCCGTTTTGGAACGCAGGGGTAGAGGCCACTTACAGGAACGGCATATTCGCAATAATGCTGGTTGCGGTCGTCCTGACTCTTTTGAGCGGAGTGTCGTATTTTATAAAGAATAAGGAGGTGTATTCCAATGAAAAAACGGATTAA
- a CDS encoding phosphatidylglycerophosphatase A produces MKKRIKLITSFFYLGHSPFMPGTMGSLGGLVVYFLVRNNDILYGFTILFLFVLGMLFSGEAEKVYKHKDAKMIVIDEACGMLLALFFVPVSIFSAVLGFFIFRVLDILKPPPARRMEKLTGSLGVMFDDVIAAIYTNLILQIIFRVFILAN; encoded by the coding sequence ATGAAAAAACGGATTAAGCTTATAACGAGTTTCTTTTATCTGGGCCACTCTCCATTTATGCCGGGAACCATGGGCTCGCTCGGCGGACTGGTCGTATATTTCCTCGTACGCAATAACGATATACTCTACGGATTTACAATATTATTCCTGTTCGTCCTCGGAATGCTATTTTCAGGCGAGGCTGAGAAAGTTTATAAACACAAAGACGCCAAGATGATCGTGATAGACGAGGCGTGCGGGATGCTTTTGGCGCTATTCTTCGTCCCTGTAAGTATATTTTCCGCGGTACTTGGCTTCTTTATATTCCGCGTACTCGACATATTGAAGCCGCCGCCGGCCCGGCGCATGGAGAAATTGACGGGCTCTCTCGGCGTAATGTTCGACGATGTCATCGCCGCCATTTATACCAACCTTATATTGCAAATAATATTTCGCGTTTTTATACTTGCAAATTGA